The following are from one region of the Pocillopora verrucosa isolate sample1 chromosome 3, ASM3666991v2, whole genome shotgun sequence genome:
- the LOC131780052 gene encoding uncharacterized protein yields MADNGDSLKGSVQETGIRQVSELVLHRHPSGTDAEISPVTKRLAEFIAALLVLLYNLPRGFLAIVPTTACTVVQYMQTPPIDIEGRDKMKHDGEQIKVSLKEICHEESKLWEKFGNFPYHSTIGLKKWEWDLRILRDRLAKRGVDIHILQGLVTKLESEAHTAIKWTISQVITELLLASAVFGHCYYWDSMPGVWEGGSLILVLIFLVRKAQEYYIIYQMLREGKQVKRELEESRCRYMKCKITLEETLPSLKEMVDKFDGGSSSPKIKSE; encoded by the exons ATGGCGGATAATGGAGATTCTTTAAAGGGGTCCGTTCAAGAAACTGGTATTAGACAAGTTTCGGAGCTGGTCCTTCATCGTCACCCAAGTGGAACTGATGCTGAAATTTCACCAGTGACAAAAAGGCTGGCTGAGTTCATAGCAGCCCTGCTTGTACTTTTGTATAACTTGCCAAGGGGATTCTTAGCCATTGTTCCCACCACAGCGTGTACAGTGGTTCAATATATGCAAACACCACCAATAGACATCGAAGGAAGAGACAAAATGAAACATGACGGAGAACAAATTAAAGTTAGTCTGAAGGAAATATGCCATGAGGAAAGCAAATTGTGGGAAAAG TTTGGCAACTTCCCTTATCATTCAACCATCGGCTTGAAAAAATGGGAATGGGATTTGAGAATCCTAAGGGATCGTTTAGCCAAACGTGGAGTCGACATACACATTTTACAAGGATTGGTGACTAAACTGGAATCAGAAGCGCACACTGCAATCAAGTGGACGATTTCCCAAGTAATCACAGAGCTTCTCCTCGCAAGTGCAGTGTTTGGAC ATTGCTATTATTGGGATTCCATGCCAGGCGTTTGGGAAGGTGGTTCTTTGATCCTGGTGCTGATTTTCCTCGTGCGCAAGGCTCAAGAGTATTACATCATTTATCAGATGCTCCGTGAGGGCAAACAAGTCAAACGCGAATTGGAAGAGTCCAGGTGCCGTTATATGAAGTGCAAAATTACCTTAGAGGAGACCTTGCCCTCTTTAAAAGAGATGGTTGATAAGTTTGATGGTGGGTCTTCCTCACCAAAGATTAAGAGTGAATGA